The genomic segment GCCGAGGACGAGCCGGCGCTGCTGCCCGGCCTGGACGCGGTGCGCGACGCCGCCGAGTACGTCGAGCCGCGCCGCTCCCTCCTCGGCCGGCTGCGCCGCGGCCCCGCCGCGGGTCCCGCTGCTGCCGCCGCCCCTGCCCCTGCCCCTGCCTCTGTCTCTGCCGCCGGCCCCGATGCGGCGGGCGGGGAGCCCGCGGGCGCCGCGCCGGTGGCGCCCGCCGGGCCGGCGCCGGTGTACGCCGCCGCCGTCGACGTCCTCCCCGTCCGCGGCCGCGGCCGCCGGGGCCGCGGCGCCGCGCCCGCCGTGCCCGCCGTGCCCGCCGTCCCCGCTCTGCCTGCCGTCCCCGCCGCCGGTGCGGGCGGCGCCGTCGCGCCGTCGCCCTCGGCGCCGTCGCGCCCCGCTGCCGGCCCCGCTGCCGGCCCCGCTGCCGGCCCCGCTGCCGGCCCCGCTGCCGGCACCGCCGGCGGCCCCGCTGCCGGCCCCGCCGGCGCCGGGTCGGCGGCCTCGGCCGGGGCGCCGGCCGGTCCCGGGCCGTCGTCGGTGCCCGCCCCGGCGGGCCTGCCGCCGCGGTCGTCCGCCGCCGGCCGCGCCGCTGGCGCCGCACCGGCGCCGCAGGTCGCGCCGCACGCCGCACCGCACGCCGCACCGCAGGCCGCGCCGCAGGTCGCGCCGCTCGTCCGGCGCGCGGCCCCCGCCGGCCCCCCCGCCGGTGCCCCCGCGAGCGCCCCCGTGGTCCCGGGCCTCGCGCCCGGCCTCGCCCCCGGCGTCGCGCCCGCCCCGGCACGGACCGCCGCTGCCCCCGCCCCCGCGGCCGGCGCCACCCCCGTGGCCGGCGCCGCGCCCGCTCCTGCGCGCACTCCTGCGCCCGTGCCCGTGCCCGCCCCGACGGGCGCCTCGGCCGACCCGTGGGCCGCGCCGGGCAGCGCCCCGCTGCCCCCGGGCACCGTCCCGGGTGCACCCGCCGGCGCATCGCCCGGCGCGTCCCCCGGTGCACCCGTCGGTGCACCTGCCGGTGCGCCCCCGGCCCCCGCCGCCACCGGCAGCCCCGCCGTGCGCGGGGGCGCGGGCACCCCGACCGTCCCCTTCGCCCCCGACGCCCCCGCTCCGGCGGGCACCCCGTCCGCGGCGACCGGTGCCCCCGGTGCCCCGGGTGCCCCCGGTGCTCCCGGTACCGCCCTGCCGCAGCGCGGTGCAGCGCCGCAGCGCCCCGCACCCGCTGCGCAGGCCCCCGTGGCCGGGCTCGACGGGCGCGTCGAGGACTTCGCCGCGGCGGCCCGGGCGGCCGTGGCCGCGTCCCTGCCGGACTACCGGCCGGTCGCCGAGCCGGGGCGCCCCGCGCCCGCACCGGTCGTCCCGGCCGGGGGCTGGGACGCGCCGGAGGCCGCGGAGACGGTCTCCGGCGGGGCGCAGCTGGCCTCGGCCGCCCTGGCCGAGCTGACCCGGCTCTCCCAGGGCTACGCGCCGGAGCAGACCCGGGTGGAGGGTCCCGCTGGGCTCGCCCGCCGCGCTCCGCGCACCGGGACCGCCGCCGGCGCGACCGCCGCCTCCGCGGGCGCGCCGGGCGGGGCCGCCGCCGCGGGCTCCCCGGCCGCATCGCCCGCACCGGCCGCACCGCCCGCGCAGCCCGCACCGCGGTCCCGCGACGCCGAGCAGGTCCGCTCGCGCCTGAGCGGCTTCCGCCAGGGCGTCGAGCGCGGCCGCTCGGCCGCCGCCCGCGGGGCCGGGGGGGAGGCGCCGGTCCGCCCCGCCGCCCCCGCCGCCACGCCCGGCAGCACCGGCACCGCCTGACCCGGCCCGTCCCCCGTACCCCTCCGGAAGGACCCCTCGCATGAGCACCACCGCGCCCGACGCGGCCGGGTTCACCTGGCTGCTGCGCTCCTTCGTGCAGTCCGTCCCCGACGTGCGCCACGTCCTCGTCGTGTCGGCCGACGGCCTGCTCATGGCGATGTCGGACGGCCTGGACCGCACGTCCGGCGACCAGGTCGCCGCCATCGTGTCCGGCCTGTCGAGCCTGACCCGCGGCGCCGCGCGCCACCTCGGCGGCGGACGCGTCCTGCAGTGCGTCGTCGAGACCGACGGGCTGTTCCTCTTCACCACGAGCGTGGGCGACGGCTCCGTCGTCGCGGTGGTGGCCGACGCGCAGTGCGACGTGGGGCTCGTCGGCTACGAGATGACGCTGCTCGTCGAGCGGGCCGAGGCCGTGCTCACCCCGCAGCTCGTCGCCGCCGCGCGGGCGCGCCTGCCCCTCGACGCGCCGGTCGGGGCGTGAGCGTGGCGACCGTCCCGCCGGCCGAGGACGACGCGCCCACCGTCCGGCCGTACACCCTCACCGGGGGGCGCACCCGCACCCGCGCGGGGGAGCCGCCGCTCGCGCTCGAGGCCCTCGTCCGCGCGGTCCCGCCCGCGCCGGTCCCGCCCGCGGGTCCGGCGGCCGCGACCGGCACCACGACCCCGGAGGGCCGGGCGATCCTGCGCCGCTGCGCCGAGCGGTACCTCTCCGTCGCGGAGCTGTCCGCGCACCTCGCGCTGCCGCTCGGCGTCGTCCGGGTGCTCGTCGGCGACCTGCGCGACGCCGGCCGCGTCAGCGTGCAGGAGCCGGGTGCCGGGGCTGCCGGCGCCGGCGACCCGACCGACCCGCAGTTCCTCAGGAGCGTGCTCGATGGCCTCTCCACCCTCTGAGCACCGCCCGCCGGTCACCGCCAAGATCGTCGTCGCGGGGGGCTTCGCGGTCGGCAAGACGACGTTCATCGGCTCCATCTCCGACATCGAGCCGCTGCGCACCGAGGCGGCGATGACCGAGCACTCGCTCGGCGTGGACGACGCGGGCGGCGTCACCGACCGCAAGACGAGCACCACCGTCGCGATGGACTTCGGCCGCATCGCCCTGCCCGGGCACCTCTGGCTGTACCTCTTCGGCACCCCGGGCCAGGACCGCTTCGTCTTCATGTGGGACGACCTCGTCCGCGGCGCCATCGGCGCGGTCGTCCTCGTGGACACGACCCGGCTCGAGCAGTGCTTCGCGGCGGTGGACTACTTCGAGGAGCGCGGGCTGCCGTTCGTGGTCGCCGTGAACTGCTTCGACGGGATCGCCCGGCACGCTCTCGACGACGTGCGCGCGGCGCTGGGCGTCGGGGACGGCACGCCGGTGTTCTACGTCGACGCCCGCGACCGGCAGGCGACGAAGCAGGCGCTGCTCAGCGTCGTCTCCCACGCCATGGCGCGCCTGCGCGCCGCCTGAGGCCGGTGCGGCACCACGGGGAGGAGCGCCCCGCGAGGGCCTGCGTGACGATGGCCCGGTGAACGCGCCGGCGCCCCTCGTCCTCACCCTCGCCCTCGACGACGAGGACCAGGAGCGCTTCGACGCGCTGCGGCGCGCCCACTTCCCGCCCGAGCGCAACCACCTCGCCGCGCACGTCACGCTCTTCCACGCCCTGCCCGGGGAGCGGCTGGAGCAGGTGCGGGAGGAGGTCGCGGAGGCGGCCCGGCGCGCGCCGTTCGCCGTGCGCGTGGTCCGGGTGCGCTCGCTCGGGCGCGGGGTCGCGTACGACCTCGACGCGCCCGAGCTCACCGCGCTGCGCCGCGGCCTCGCGGACGCGTGGGCACCGTGGCTCACCCGCCAGGACGCGTCGTGGTCGCGCGCCCACGTCACCGTGCAGAACAAGGTGGAGCCCGAGCGGGCGCGGGCGCTGCTCGAGGAGCTGTCCGCGGGGTTCGGCCCGTGGACGGTACGGGCCGCCGGGCTCGCCCTGTGGCACTACCGCGGCGGGCCGTGGGAGGCGGCGGGGCGCTACCCGTTCGGGTGAGCCCGGCCCTGCTGCCCGGCCCTGCTGCCCCCGCCGGGCGTCAGCAGCCCTCGGGGCCGCAGGCCTCGCCGGCGCCCGGGGCGCCGACGGCGTCGAGCACGGTGATGCGGTGACCCTCGGCCCACGCCTGGCGCAGCGCCTGCAGGAGCAGGTCGGCCGGCTGGGCCCCGGAGACGCCGTACCGCCGATCGACGACGAAGAAGGGCACGCCGGTGATGCCGAGCGCGGCGGCCTCGGCCTCGTCCGCCCGTACGGCCTCGGCGTGGTCCTGGCGCTCGAGCGCGCCGCGCACCTCGTCGGCGTCGAGACCGGCCTCGGCGGCGAGCCGCACCAGCACCTCGCGGTCGCCGACCGCCTCGCCCTCGGTGAAGTACCCGCGCAGCAGCCGCTCCTTCACCGCGTCCTGCAGGCCGCGGTCCGCGGCGAGGTGCAGCACCTGGTGGGCGTCGAACGTGCCGGCGCGCACGGCGCGGTCGAAGCGCAGGTCGAGGCCCTCGGCGGCGGCCTGGTCGACCATCGTCGCGATCATCTGCCCGGCGCGCTCCCGGGTGCCGCCGTACTTGCGGGCCAGCCGGTCGGCGTAGTCGTGGGGCCCGGGCTCGTGGCCGGCCGGGTCGGACACCGCGCCGGGGTCGAGCTCGAACGAGCGCCACACGACCTCGACCTCGTCGCGGTGCTCGAAGCGCGCCAGCGCCGCCTCGAACCGGCGCTTGCCGACGTAGCACCAGGGGCAGACGACGTCGGACCAGACCTCGACCTTCACGGCACGGCTCCTCGCTCGGGGGTACGCGCCGTGCAACGCCCCCGGCGCCCCGGATCGTCCGGGACGCCCGTCACAGCCGCTGGCGCACCTGCTCGACCTGGTCCCAGGTGTCGCAGTCGAGGCTCGCGCCGTTGTCGTCGGTCACCTTGACGAGGTCGAGACCGGTGACGGCCCGGCGCAGCGACGCGCTCGCCGGCAGCGGCGCCACGTTCGCGGCGAGGCGGTCGTGGTCGTACACCGCGAGGAGGAACTGCTCGTGCCGGCCGTCGCAGAGCACCGCGCCGTCGTGGCCCTCGGCGGCGGCGACGAGCCGCTCCACCGTCCCGCGGTCCACGAGCGGCACGTCCGCGGCGAGCACGACGACGCGGTCCGCGGTCGCGTACGCCAGGCCGTGGCGCAGCGCCGCGACGGGGCCGGCCCCCGGCGGGTTCTCCCGGACCCAGGTGACGCAGCGGTCCGTCGTGCGCGCGGGCCCGACGACGACGGTGTGCTCGGCCCCCTCGACCGCGTCGAGCACGCGGTCCAGCGCCGTGCGTCCGCCGAAGTCCAGGCCGGGCTTGTCCGCGCCGCCGAGGCGCTTGGCCGCGCCCCCGGCGAGGACGACGGCGTCGTACTCGACCATCTCGAGCTCCTCCTCGTCGTGCACCATCGAGCGTAGCTCCGCGGAGGGCTCAGCGGACGAGCGTCGCGAGGATCCGCTGCAGCTCGGCGGCAGGGTCGTGCGTCACACCCGTGTGCACCGGCGAGGGCTGCACCACGGCGCTGCGCGGCGCGGTCAGCCAGCGGAAGCGCTCGCCCATCGGCCGCCGGCCGTTGTCGCCGGCCGCGTCCGCGCCGGCGCACAGCGCCACGGCGGCATCGAGGTGCCGCCGGGCCAGCGCCAGGTCGAGCTGTGGGCCGAGCGCCGCGGCCCGCCCCTCGTCGAGGTGGGTCGCCGCGGCGAGGTAGTCGAGCGAGCGGCAGTAGACGACGGCCCCGGCGTTGACGAACTCCCCGCGCTCCACGCGCGGGACGAGCCGCAGCAGCGCCCACTCGTACATGTGGCGGGCGCTCCCCTCACCGGCGGGCGGCACGGGCGGCCTCCATCGCGGGGAGCCACGCCGCCGGCGCCGCGGCCCGGGCGCCGAGGACCTCGAGGTACGCCGCGCGCACGTCGTCCGGGCCGTCGAACCCCGGCTCGTCGGCCAGCCAGCCGTCCGGGACCTCGGAGAGCACGGCTGGCAGCACCTCGGGGACGCGCGGCGCGAGCGCGTCGTGCGCCTCCTGCAGCGGTCCGGCGCGGCCGAGGAGGACGTGCTCGGCGGCGGCGGGGTACGGGCGCCCCGCCGCCCGCTCGCGGGAGCGCCAGTCGTGGTGGAAGTAGAGGGACGCGCCGTGGTCGATGAGCCACAGGTCGCCGTGCCAGCGCAGGAGGTTGGGGTTGCGCCACGAGCGGTCGACGTTCTGCACGAGCCCGTCGAACCAGGCGACGCGGGCCGCCTCGTCGGCCGGCACCCGGTCGGCGACGGGGTCGAAGCCGAACGAGCCCGGCAGGTAGTCCATGCCGAGGTTGTGGCCGGGGCTCGCCCGCAGGAGGTCCTGCACCTCCTCGTCGGGCTCGCCGGGCGCGAAGGCCGGGTCGAGGTCGACGACGACGAGCTCGGGCACCCGCAGGCCGAGGGCGCGGGCGAGCTCGCCCGCGACGACCTCGGCCACGAGCGCCTTGCGGCCCTGCCCGGCGCCGCGGAACTTCACGACGTACGTCCCCAGGTCGTCGGCCTCGACGAGGCCGGGCAGCGAGCCGCCCTCGCGCAGCGGGGCGAGGTATCGGGTGGCGACGACGGTCCTCACGGGCGGCCGCCGGGCCGGTCGGGCGCGGCGAGGGGCGGGAAGTCCGGCGCGCGGCGCTCGCGGAGGGCGGCGAGGCCCTCCTGCAGGTCAGGCCAGGTGAGGGAGGTGCGCATGAGGGCGGCGGCGTCGCGCTGGGCGTCCTCGCGGCTGCGGGCGAGGTCGCCCCACACCTGGCGCTTCACGGCCTCCATGGAGCGCGGGGAGCTGCTGCGGGCGAGCCCCTGCGCGTACCCGACCGCCGTCGCGCGCGCGTCGTCGGCGAGCCGCTCGACGAGGCCGATGCGCTCGGCCTCCTCCGCGCCGACGGTGCGGGCGGACAGCAGCAGGTCGAGCGCCCGGGACGGGCCGACGAGGCGCGGCAGGAGCCAGCTCGTGCCGTACTCGGCGACGAGGCCCAGCCGGGCGAACGAGCTGGTGAAGGTCGCCGCCGGGCCGGCCACGCGCACGTCCGCGCCGAGGGCGATGACGAGGCCGAGGCCCGCGCAGGGGCCGTTCACCGCGGCGACGACGGGCTTGCGCAGCCGCGGCGGGAACACCGCGCCGTCCGGCGGGAAGTCGGCGTCGGACGTGCCGTCGGCGATGGCGGCGAGCAGCTGCAGGTCCGCACCGGCGCAGAACCCGCGGCCCGCTCCGGTGACCACGACGGCGCGGACCGCGGGGTCGGCGTCCGCGTCGCGCATGACCGCGAGGTAGGCCTCGCCCATCTCCTGCGTGACCGCGTTGAGCCGGTCCGGCCGGTTCAGCGTCACGACGGCGACGCCGGCGTCGACCTCGCTGAGGACCTGCGCGGTGCCGGGCACGCGCCGGAGGCTACCGGGCGGCTCCGCCGACGGCCCTCCCGCGGCGGCCCGCGCCCCTACGATGTGGCCCTGCTCGTCGCTGCCGTCCCGCACCCGAAGGGGCTCCCCGTGAGGCTCACCGTCGACTCGAACGACCCGCTCGCCGACGTCCTCGCCGTCGTCGGGGCGATGTACGGCGTCCGCCTCCAGGTCGCCGTCGACGACGCGGCCGACGGGACCGGCGCCGCTCCCGGCGGCGACGCCGGTGCGGGCGCCGGTGGCGTCGCGGGTGCCGAGGGCGGCGACGCCACGGCCGCGGTCGCCGAGCCCGCCGACGGTGACGGGGTCGTGGACGCGGGCCTCGACAGCGGCGCCGTCGCCGGTGACGGTGCTGCTGCCGGTGCTGCTGCCGGTGCTGCTGCCGGTGCGGAGGTGGAGGCCGCCGCTGCGACGGCCGGCGTCGAGCCGCTCGAGGAGGCGCCGTCGCGCCGCCGTCGGAGTGCCGGTGGCGGGCGTCGCCGCGCCGCCGCCGCGGACGCCCCGCGACGGGGTGGGCGCTCCACCACGCGGACCCGCCGCGCCCCCGCCCCCGTCGACACCCGCGTCGTCCGGGCCTGGGCGCGCGAGAACGGCCACGAGGTCAGCGCCAGGGGCCGCCTGTCGGCCGGCGTCATCGAGGCGTACCGGGCCGCGCAGGCCTGACGGCCGCGATGCCCGCGGGCTGAGTCGGCAACCGGTTTCCTGCCAGCCCTCGCCCGGCGAGCCTGCCTCGCCGCTCGGAACGGCGGCTCGTCGTCGAGGCCGGGCCACGAGCCGTGGGAGCGCTGGGGGCGGGTGGTGCCCAGCTCATCCTGCTCGCCGTCAGTCCTGCCGTGATCATGCTCCGATGGCGCGGGTGTGCCGCTGCCCTCGTCCTCGCCATCCCTGCATGATCGCGGCGGGGACGGGGGGCGGGCTGCTGCTGCTCGTGCTCCCGTGCCACCGTCCGGCCGGGTCCTGCTCGTTCGTCGCCTCGTCCACGGGCGGCCGGCGCCCCTCCCTCGACGCGATCGGCCAGCCGGCCCTGCGCCGGTCTACCGGCCGCTGCCTCGCTCGGCGTCCCGTTCCTCGTCGGTCAGCCCGCCGGCCCGTCAGCCCGCCGGCCCGCCGG from the Vallicoccus soli genome contains:
- a CDS encoding sensor histidine kinase encodes the protein MPRPVLGIRATLLALVAVPVALLLVVAGLLVADGATRGGAADRVQELTAAAGSAGAAGDAVVRERGATVRALHGGPAALGALADARGLTDAALARAAVDAARQDDGAAAEVARTGRDVAAARAALDADPLARPATVDALTAAGDALDATESSLLAALDAQAREDAASAAGQARTAAALGALGLVAGAALVLGAARRLAGRLVRLAAAADALGAALPAVVAGGPDAALPEPLVPVEGDDEVARVAAALGAVGATTVELAREQAALREGLAATYVHVARRNQGLLGRQLAVVDRLERSEEDPDRLEELYRLDHLAARMRRGAESLLVLAGVDANRRLRRPMPLVDVVRTAASEIEQYDRVDAPDEHGDLLVDGRAALPAAHLLAELLENAARSSDPGTRVTVTAEPAGDGVRLVVADRGIGMADGEYEAATARVASPPPVGTAVRQRLGLLVVGRLAARLGATVVLRARDGGGTVAEVLLPAPVLARGRAGTAARGAAPAAAPAPSTAAATGDAAAVPVAAPAAAAEDEPALLPGLDAVRDAAEYVEPRRSLLGRLRRGPAAGPAAAAAPAPAPASVSAAGPDAAGGEPAGAAPVAPAGPAPVYAAAVDVLPVRGRGRRGRGAAPAVPAVPAVPALPAVPAAGAGGAVAPSPSAPSRPAAGPAAGPAAGPAAGPAAGTAGGPAAGPAGAGSAASAGAPAGPGPSSVPAPAGLPPRSSAAGRAAGAAPAPQVAPHAAPHAAPQAAPQVAPLVRRAAPAGPPAGAPASAPVVPGLAPGLAPGVAPAPARTAAAPAPAAGATPVAGAAPAPARTPAPVPVPAPTGASADPWAAPGSAPLPPGTVPGAPAGASPGASPGAPVGAPAGAPPAPAATGSPAVRGGAGTPTVPFAPDAPAPAGTPSAATGAPGAPGAPGAPGTALPQRGAAPQRPAPAAQAPVAGLDGRVEDFAAAARAAVAASLPDYRPVAEPGRPAPAPVVPAGGWDAPEAAETVSGGAQLASAALAELTRLSQGYAPEQTRVEGPAGLARRAPRTGTAAGATAASAGAPGGAAAAGSPAASPAPAAPPAQPAPRSRDAEQVRSRLSGFRQGVERGRSAAARGAGGEAPVRPAAPAATPGSTGTA
- a CDS encoding roadblock/LC7 domain-containing protein, whose protein sequence is MSTTAPDAAGFTWLLRSFVQSVPDVRHVLVVSADGLLMAMSDGLDRTSGDQVAAIVSGLSSLTRGAARHLGGGRVLQCVVETDGLFLFTTSVGDGSVVAVVADAQCDVGLVGYEMTLLVERAEAVLTPQLVAAARARLPLDAPVGA
- a CDS encoding DUF742 domain-containing protein; this encodes MSVATVPPAEDDAPTVRPYTLTGGRTRTRAGEPPLALEALVRAVPPAPVPPAGPAAATGTTTPEGRAILRRCAERYLSVAELSAHLALPLGVVRVLVGDLRDAGRVSVQEPGAGAAGAGDPTDPQFLRSVLDGLSTL
- a CDS encoding GTP-binding protein, coding for MASPPSEHRPPVTAKIVVAGGFAVGKTTFIGSISDIEPLRTEAAMTEHSLGVDDAGGVTDRKTSTTVAMDFGRIALPGHLWLYLFGTPGQDRFVFMWDDLVRGAIGAVVLVDTTRLEQCFAAVDYFEERGLPFVVAVNCFDGIARHALDDVRAALGVGDGTPVFYVDARDRQATKQALLSVVSHAMARLRAA
- a CDS encoding 2'-5' RNA ligase family protein; translation: MNAPAPLVLTLALDDEDQERFDALRRAHFPPERNHLAAHVTLFHALPGERLEQVREEVAEAARRAPFAVRVVRVRSLGRGVAYDLDAPELTALRRGLADAWAPWLTRQDASWSRAHVTVQNKVEPERARALLEELSAGFGPWTVRAAGLALWHYRGGPWEAAGRYPFG
- a CDS encoding DsbA family oxidoreductase — its product is MKVEVWSDVVCPWCYVGKRRFEAALARFEHRDEVEVVWRSFELDPGAVSDPAGHEPGPHDYADRLARKYGGTRERAGQMIATMVDQAAAEGLDLRFDRAVRAGTFDAHQVLHLAADRGLQDAVKERLLRGYFTEGEAVGDREVLVRLAAEAGLDADEVRGALERQDHAEAVRADEAEAAALGITGVPFFVVDRRYGVSGAQPADLLLQALRQAWAEGHRITVLDAVGAPGAGEACGPEGC
- the mobA gene encoding molybdenum cofactor guanylyltransferase, with the protein product MVHDEEELEMVEYDAVVLAGGAAKRLGGADKPGLDFGGRTALDRVLDAVEGAEHTVVVGPARTTDRCVTWVRENPPGAGPVAALRHGLAYATADRVVVLAADVPLVDRGTVERLVAAAEGHDGAVLCDGRHEQFLLAVYDHDRLAANVAPLPASASLRRAVTGLDLVKVTDDNGASLDCDTWDQVEQVRQRL
- a CDS encoding DUF3037 domain-containing protein; the encoded protein is MYEWALLRLVPRVERGEFVNAGAVVYCRSLDYLAAATHLDEGRAAALGPQLDLALARRHLDAAVALCAGADAAGDNGRRPMGERFRWLTAPRSAVVQPSPVHTGVTHDPAAELQRILATLVR
- a CDS encoding HipA family kinase, which codes for MRTVVATRYLAPLREGGSLPGLVEADDLGTYVVKFRGAGQGRKALVAEVVAGELARALGLRVPELVVVDLDPAFAPGEPDEEVQDLLRASPGHNLGMDYLPGSFGFDPVADRVPADEAARVAWFDGLVQNVDRSWRNPNLLRWHGDLWLIDHGASLYFHHDWRSRERAAGRPYPAAAEHVLLGRAGPLQEAHDALAPRVPEVLPAVLSEVPDGWLADEPGFDGPDDVRAAYLEVLGARAAAPAAWLPAMEAARAARR
- a CDS encoding enoyl-CoA hydratase-related protein encodes the protein MPGTAQVLSEVDAGVAVVTLNRPDRLNAVTQEMGEAYLAVMRDADADPAVRAVVVTGAGRGFCAGADLQLLAAIADGTSDADFPPDGAVFPPRLRKPVVAAVNGPCAGLGLVIALGADVRVAGPAATFTSSFARLGLVAEYGTSWLLPRLVGPSRALDLLLSARTVGAEEAERIGLVERLADDARATAVGYAQGLARSSSPRSMEAVKRQVWGDLARSREDAQRDAAALMRTSLTWPDLQEGLAALRERRAPDFPPLAAPDRPGGRP
- a CDS encoding Lsr2 family DNA-binding protein; translated protein: MRLTVDSNDPLADVLAVVGAMYGVRLQVAVDDAADGTGAAPGGDAGAGAGGVAGAEGGDATAAVAEPADGDGVVDAGLDSGAVAGDGAAAGAAAGAAAGAEVEAAAATAGVEPLEEAPSRRRRSAGGGRRRAAAADAPRRGGRSTTRTRRAPAPVDTRVVRAWARENGHEVSARGRLSAGVIEAYRAAQA